Proteins from a single region of bacterium:
- a CDS encoding tetratricopeptide repeat protein, producing the protein MRKHLLIVPLLVLLWVIKPANVPALNEMESASKYNEAGSLYRGGKFKEALDLYEQLIGEGIVNPDLYYNASNAAYRNGALGKAILYLRRSLKLAPSDEDALTNLAFLNSIKQDKEPANDNPVVAFITGHYNTININTAALWSGISFLLAMVFATTMLFLGKLKRLTLIVVSALCGLVFFVSTGILVEKIHERDTKVEAVIMVDNANAYSGPGTDNTHIFTVHEGTTVTLERSQDEWNLVRLMSGAGGWIKAETMERI; encoded by the coding sequence ATGAGAAAGCACCTTTTGATCGTTCCGCTGCTGGTACTGTTATGGGTAATTAAACCGGCGAATGTTCCGGCTCTCAATGAAATGGAATCCGCATCGAAATACAACGAAGCGGGCTCACTCTATCGCGGGGGAAAATTCAAAGAGGCTCTCGACCTGTACGAACAGCTCATTGGAGAAGGAATCGTCAATCCCGATCTGTATTATAATGCCTCGAACGCCGCATATCGAAACGGTGCCCTCGGCAAGGCAATTCTGTACCTCAGGCGTTCGCTCAAACTTGCGCCCTCGGACGAAGATGCTCTCACCAATCTGGCGTTTCTCAACAGTATCAAACAGGATAAGGAGCCGGCGAACGATAATCCTGTCGTGGCGTTCATTACCGGTCATTACAATACCATCAATATCAATACCGCGGCGCTCTGGTCGGGGATTTCGTTTTTATTGGCAATGGTTTTCGCCACAACGATGCTTTTCCTCGGGAAGCTGAAACGTTTGACACTGATTGTTGTAAGCGCCCTCTGCGGTCTTGTGTTTTTTGTTTCGACAGGTATCCTCGTCGAAAAAATACATGAGCGCGATACAAAAGTGGAAGCGGTTATTATGGTTGACAATGCGAATGCGTATTCCGGTCCGGGTACGGATAATACCCATATCTTTACCGTTCATGAGGGTACAACGGTCACCCTTGAGCGCAGTCAGGACGAATGGAACCTCGTCCGGCTCATGAGCGGCGCCGGGGGATGGATAAAGGCAGAAACTATGGAGAGGATTTAA